The nucleotide sequence GTGGGCACGGCCCACAGAAGCGCCCGCAGGTCGAACGAGCCCGTGAGCGCCTGGTAGCAGGCGAGCGGGATGAGGCCTCCCATGACGAGCCCGCTCACCAGCTCGCCGATGGGCAGGTAGGAGATGGGCGTCCTGCCCGCCGAGTACAGCACGACGACCACGGCGCCCACGGCGCCGATGGCGAGGGGTATCCACCCTGCAGCCCAGATGACGTAGGCGCCGAGCAGGAACGCCGCCGCGAGGAAGCCCACGGCCAGCGCGAGCGCCGCGCGCGGGTCCACGTTGTTGTACACCAGCACGGCATCGGTCGGGTCCACGTTGTCGTCCGCGGAGTCCGCGCCCTTCACGTAATCGTAGTAGTCGTTGAACGTGTTCACGGCGGACTGCATGAGCACGCAGATGGCCAGCAGCGTGAACGCCATCGTCACCGACACGCCCCCCGTCGTCGCAGCAGCGGCGGCGACGGCGACGAGCGCCGGCAGGATGGCCGCCGGCCACGTGTGAGGCGCGGCCAGCTGCAACGCCATGCGAGCGGAAAGCCGGCCGTAGGGCGCCCGCCGCCCCGCGCCTTCCTCGATGCCGCCTGCTGCCGATACCTCGCTCATTGCCTTCGTCCTTTCCGGTCGTACGCCTCGCGCCGCCGTGCCAGCCAGGTGGACGGGGAGGGCTTGAAGCGCCTGACGGTCTCGTCTTTCAGGATGCCGCCCAAGCTGCCGAGCGTCTTCCAGATGAAGCTCTTCGTCTCGGCGTCCAGCTTCGTGCCCGAGCCCAGCAGCCGCCTCGTGTTCGCGAAAAGGCCCTCCTGGAACTCGGCCCACGTGCTGGCCTCCGTGGAGGCGAACAGCTCGTAGATGGTGTCGATGAAGCGCTCGCGCTCGG is from Gordonibacter urolithinfaciens and encodes:
- a CDS encoding prenyltransferase, encoding MSEVSAAGGIEEGAGRRAPYGRLSARMALQLAAPHTWPAAILPALVAVAAAAATTGGVSVTMAFTLLAICVLMQSAVNTFNDYYDYVKGADSADDNVDPTDAVLVYNNVDPRAALALAVGFLAAAFLLGAYVIWAAGWIPLAIGAVGAVVVVLYSAGRTPISYLPIGELVSGLVMGGLIPLACYQALTGSFDLRALLWAVPTVLGVGLIMFTNNTCDVEKDVQAGRRTLSVLLGRERARRLYHAVLLAWIAAIVALVAVFFTGGLVVVPFMLLAAWPLVGALLKNPLAPPARVGAMAQVCSVNVALGAFYAAAIFASGVVLAV